A window of Cucurbita pepo subsp. pepo cultivar mu-cu-16 chromosome LG06, ASM280686v2, whole genome shotgun sequence contains these coding sequences:
- the LOC111797565 gene encoding probable long-chain-alcohol O-fatty-acyltransferase 5, whose product MSSELISFMKVILISMASLLYCYFIAPKLPKGKFRLISFLPVFSLFLVLPLYVSSAFLSSSFAFFITWLTTFKLVLFSFNLGPLAFDSKVSFTLFASIAFLPTRIKHNKTAKYVQNHDDLGNDPHPMLPLSLPAKVVIFAMLVMGKRHLEIMDPIAKLYVNCATLYFYLDMTMSLSNVFVRSRFGVEVRQPFDEPYLATSLQNFWGRRWNRSVSETLHTAVYQPVRYEIGVPRWMAVVIVFVVSGLMHELLLYYIIRAIPTWEVTWFFVVHGLCVAVEIELKRALGKRWRIHSAVSRPLTIAFFVATVHWLFFPPLLRIKHSPSG is encoded by the coding sequence ATGAGTAGCGAACTCATAAGCTTCATGAAGGTGATACTCATATCCATGGCCTCTCTATTGTATTGCTATTTCATAGCTCCAAAACTTCCCAAAGGCAAATTCAGGCTCATTTCGTTCCTCCCCGTCTTCTCCCTCTTCCTCGTCCTCCCTCTCTATGTCTCGTCCGCCTTCCTCTCGAGTAGCTTCGCCTTCTTCATCACCTGGCTCACGACCTTTAAGCTCGTTCTATTCTCATTCAATTTAGGTCCTTTAGCTTTCGACTCGAAAGTATCGTTCACTTTGTTTGCTTCCATTGCGTTCTTACCAACTAGAATCAAGCATAACAAAACAGCCAAATACGTTCAAAATCATGACGATCTTGGCAACGATCCACACCCTATGCTGCCTCTAAGCTTGCCAGCCAAGGTGGTGATATTTGCTATGTTGGTCATGGGTAAGAGGCACTTAGAAATTATGGATCCCATTGCAAAATTGTACGTGAATTGTGCAACGTTGTATTTCTATTTAGACATGACTATGAGTCTTTCTAATGTGTTTGTTCGATCGAGATTTGGCGTTGAGGTTAGACAACCGTTTGACGAGCCATATCTCGCGACGTcgcttcaaaatttttgggGACGGAGATGGAATCGATCTGTGTCGGAAACTTTGCATACCGCTGTTTATCAACCCGTTCGTTATGAAATCGGAGTGCCACGGTGGATGGCGGTGGTCATTGTGTTTGTGGTGTCCGGGTTGATGCATGAGCTTTTGCTTTACTATATCATTAGAGCGATCCCAACGTGGGAAGTTACATGGTTCTTTGTTGTTCATGGACTGTGTGTGGCTGTGGAGATTGAGCTGAAAAGGGCTTTGGGGAAAAGGTGGCGGATTCATTCGGCGGTGTCCCGACCACTCACGATAGCATTTTTCGTAGCCACCGTTCATTGGTTGTTTTTTCCACCACTGTTGAGGATAAAACACTCCCCAAGTGGCTAG